Below is a genomic region from Gemmatimonadales bacterium.
CGGTGCTGCGGAGGACCGGGAACGACGATCCGGCCACCGCCGCGTTCGGCGACGTCCAGGTGGACTTCGCGGCGTTCGAGTTGCGGCGCGGCGGGGCGGTCGTGCACGCGACGCCGACGGAGCTGAAGCTCCTCCTGGCCTTCGTCCGCCATCCGGGGCGGGTGCTGAGCCGACAGGAGCTGGTGGACCTGGTGTGGGGGCCCGGCCGGGCCATCACGCCGCGGGTCGTGGACACGCACGTGGCCAATCTCCGGCAGAAGGTGGAGCCGGACCCGGCCCAACCCAGCTACATCGTCGGCGTCCGCGGCGTCGGGTATCGGTTCGACGCCTGAGCCGACCGTCAGGGTTTCTCGACCGAACCTCTGCCGTCTCCAGTCCGTCTCTAGGGCTTGTCGCGATCCGCGGCCGCCGTCCGACTCCTAGCTTGGGTGCAGCGAAGAACAGGTGTCTTCGCGGGACCCGAGTGGAGGTGACTATGCGTGGCGAAGGAATGCGTAAGCTGCTCCTGGCATTCGCCGTGGGAATGGTCGGCCCGACCCTGCAGGCGCAGGAGCGCAGCCCGGCCGAAGTGCGGCTCCAGGCCGCGCTCCACGCGGAGGAGGTGGAGGGCAACCTGGCGCGCGCGATCGACCTGTACAGGGACGTGGCCAGAAGGTACGGCCGCGAGCGCGACGTGGCGGCTCGGGCGCTGTTCTACCTGGGGCGCAGCTACGAGAAGCAGGGCAGCCAGGAGGCGACGCGCGCGTACCAGCGCGTGGTGCGCGAGTACGGCGACCAGAG
It encodes:
- a CDS encoding tetratricopeptide repeat protein, which translates into the protein MRKLLLAFAVGMVGPTLQAQERSPAEVRLQAALHAEEVEGNLARAIDLYRDVARRYGRERDVAARALFYLGRSYEKQGSQEATRAYQRVVREYGDQSEVAAQARARLAALQAAAPTVAGRGPVARRLLSGADT